The sequence AAgttgtaacaacaacaataaacaccAGAAAACGAAGTTGATAACTCAATCAACAATTAAATGTAATTATCGTACTGGgtgcgcgcgtgtgtgtgtgtgtatgcgcttACGTGTGTGCTTTTAGACAATTGCTGCCTTTGTTCTCTCTATGGCGACTACCGCCGAATGCGGCTCGGCTTCTGTTGTCACTTACACATcgttaatttattgtttgtttttacattttgtatCAGAGGTGTATTAACATTTCAatggtatttatttaatatacataaaatagAATTATTCGCGAAATTTACTGCACACTGACTGAGCTTATgagggtttttatttatttcgataattttgtttttcattttattacactttttatCATCAGCTGCGTGTGTCAGTAAGTAGGCAGgggactttttttttgtttattgcattgaatgaatttTAGGTGAGCTACTGTAAATGGATTCGAACGAAGTGTACGACGGTAGGTAAAGGTAAAGTCTGTCCACTGGATGTTATTACATAGACTTTACCGATACTTGCTCTTGCAGTCAGGCAGTCTACAGTTTTAAGAAGCGATGCTATTTATTAAGAGCGGAATaggagaaaaatatttatttatttaaatttttatttttaaaagcttaaataacaataaaattgtttaagaaacaaaaagaaacgcaGCGCCAGCAATGGAGtgagaaaaatatatctaattgGAATCTTGAAACGGATGACAATCCCATCAGAGCACTTAGAGAAaatgaagttttaaaaatatgtacagccatggacagagaaatagcacacttctaattttaaaatgtttattactgtaatgtttttatacacaggcgtaaatcaattatttggtcTTATGTTGTTAGTCATATCAATACGCTCTTGATCCCGTTCGAAATTTACCGTTTCGATTCgtctcttttttttaatcacgTTTTTGTTGGTATATTGCACATTCACCTTGGACAAAGAAATATAACATTTTCAGTTTTGTTTCGGTATTCATtcttaaatcaaatattttgtgtactttgtgcaagtgataaaataaagcaatttttttaaatatgggtCGAGGATTACATACATTGCGCtcttgaaaaaagaaaacttatttGGAATCTTTTTGAAAAAGGCACCAACAAATCGAAAATTGCCGAATTACTAGATTGTTCTAGAGAAATGGTGCATAGTGCTATTAAATTGATCCAAGCAGACAAAAGTTgtttgccaaaaaacaaaaaaaaaaaaaataagaaagcctCCGCCACGTAAAACCACGCCAAGATTagataaaattattgtacgGAAATATCAGTTCGATCATTTTAAGTCCTCAAATGCCATAATGACGGAAATTAATGAAGAGCACAACCTTGATGTATCCAGTAGACTGGTTAGAAGACGTTTGAATGAAGCCAATTTGTATAGAAGAACTAGCAGGAAGAAACCacttcttacaaaaaaaaaatatcaaagcgcGGTTGACATTTGCAAAGCTGCATCAAAATAGggatgtacatttttggaaaagagTACTATGGAGCGATGAAACCAAGATTAATAGGATCGGACCTGATGGAAAATCATTCGTTCATCGCCCACAAAACCAAGCGTACAACTCAAGGTACACTAAGAAAACAGTTAAGCATGGTGGAGGAAGTGTTATGGTTTGGGGTGCGTTTTCGTGGTATGGCGTTGGTCCATTGGTGCGCATTAATGGCAAAATggacaaacatatttatttagatatacttAAAAGAACAATGGAgccatttgcttttgaaaatatGCCTGTAAATTGGATATTTATGCAGGATAATTATCCTAAACATTCATCAAAGGTGGTGAAAGAGTGGTTCAATAAAGAACGTGTAGAAGTTTTGAGTTGGCCCATCTTAATCCTATAGAAAACCTTTGGAATGATGTAAAGGTTTAGATCGggggaaaaattttcaaaaatgccgATGAATTATGGGAAGTAATCAAAAAAGTGTGGAATTCGATACCGGTGAGCAGAtgtaggaaccagcattaacaccgataacaatgtcagcctttaaATCCAACGGATAATTTCTCTTGTCAACAGGCGCTAACttggactaaataggcaattgagtaaTAAAGTTCTCGATCgaggaacaaaactaacactctacaaggctctcatcaagcccgtcctaacgtatgagcgcagaagcgtggacgatgacaatatccgatgaagcgacgcttagagtgtttaagagaaagattctgcgtaagatttttggacctttgcacgttggcaacagcgaatatcgcaggcgatggaacgatgagctgtatgagctttacggcgacatagacataacacAGCGAATAgggatccagcggctacgttggccgggtcatgtcgtccgaatggatccaaacgctccggctttgaaagtattcgatgcggtaccagctggtggtagcagaggaagaggaaggcctcctctgcgttggaaagatcaggtggagaaggatttggcttcacttggtgtgttcaattgACGcgggttagcatgagaaagaaacgactcgcgagctttgttaaactcggccaaaatcgcgaaagcagttatcgcgccaattaagaagaagaagaagaagaagagcagaTGCAGGACATTAGTGGAGAGTATGTCCCGAAGATGTCAAGCAACTATAAAAAGTTGTGGTCAATCAACAAAATATTGAGGTAACTGATGAATCTGATGcgattctttaaattttttaattaaaatttcaatatacaTAATTACAGCGTGTGTCCAGCTGATATGGTGGCATTGCAACAATAATGATTAGAAAGGAATAACGGGACAgacaaacatttgttttttgaaattaaattttatgttataaataaattgattgttTTTGCAAAGAATTCAATGTTATTTATATGTTCTATAATGAAGAAAACGAAGTTAGAGGTGAAGTTAGTCTTGTGTGCTATTTCTCTGTCCATGGCTGTATATGGGCTATGTGAAAGCTTTCCAGACACAAACTCTTCTGCACTATTCCCATTTTCGTTGAAAGTAgaacaaactttaaacgcagaAGCCAATTTCGAGTTTTTTACCCTAGTTTGgctaattattgaaaatattgcattCTTCCTTCCTGTAGCCAACACCTAATTCTTTCTACTGAGCgcgaatgtgaaattttttattgatcaATTGCACTCACTAGTTTCCAgtaattaaaatactaaatgtattttttatgagaatttcTACCTCAACTATGttgcgaaaaaattttaaatgcacacTCACATACACGGCGCACTAATTAAGTTGCTGATAGCTGCATTGTTCAAACTATTCGAATTGGCCCACTGGGAATCGTTCATAGCGCAAAACTtgtattcaactttttattgttcCTCAGGAGAATTGCTGATCTCCAGAGAGTTTTAGAACATCCGCTACTTTTTTACACACACCATACCAAGTTTGTAGTGACTAagtatttcataatttatatacaatagtttGATTGATGTTTTAGAGAGAATCATTGGGAATTCTGCTATCAAAACTAAGTagtaataaaattacattacaaCAATCGATAAGCTTTGTTTTCCAGGAAGCAACTGCATAGGAAATTCAAGGGCGTAGGCACACTGATTATCAATCAAGAGAATTTCCCATAACAAATTGAGTGAAGGGGTAATGGCGCAGGCTGAATGTGGTGATAAAggtgaacaaattttattcCACGTACTAGGTATATGTAGGTGTGAGTAGGTACTACGAGTATACGTATATTCATGCATTGAATTTTCCGATACGGATGATGGGTTTTTAATATGACATGACAGCCATACTTACAGTATGTTGTAGTTGGAATGTCACTAGTTCgcatttgtattatattttgttatagtttgaaaatgaaacgaaaaataGGGCGCGCATTTTGGAGCGCTATCACCCCAATTTGTAAATCTTCTGTAGGCACCcactttgcttattttttctgctttcttaattttttgggttttttaattattttttaattccactatttttaatatatatatatatatatatatatatattcgtaTTTTGCAGAGCTACGTAAAAATGCTTTCGTTCTACTTGGTTAAGAAGACAATAAAGATGTATAAAAAGTCTTACAGCACAACAATATTAGAAATAGTTTTTGATGAGTTTTTAATCGGCGTTGCGGCTTCTGGGTATGGATGTCACTAAACCAAagtacaaataacaaaaaatatgcatacatataaatgcgATACTCAGTGAAAATGGGTCAAACGCAAGCACCGTAGTCTTattatgaagttttttttttttttttgaatgcccATATATTATGTAGTTTATTCCTTATTAGCGTAGATACATAAAGATACCGATGCAAACTTTATTGCCCAAtactatacaaataaatatacgtACAAATGCGGGTTAATTGCTATGTAGAAAATAAACATTTAGGTACTACAATTCTGGGCATCTCCAGCATTGGAACATATCAGCTGCTTTCAGCCGACGAGTAGAGAACAACCGCTTCAAATGGCATCAAATATATGCGCTGACTCAAATCAACTTTTTCGCCATAGCTGTGTGGAGAGTACGGACTGAGTAGCACATACTCCATCGTTTGGTTTGCCAAGCCATACAAATATTCTATGCTATTGCCCATATTTATGAGTATTCGATATTCTTCACGTTTGACGGCGGTTCTTACAACTTGAAATACTTGCTCCGACACGGCACCAAACGAGAAACCATTATCATCCTTGAACGCTTTGAAAGCTGGAGTTTGCTTCAACTTCGTCATTCCTTTGAAGATCTGCAAAGTGCTGCGTGCGACACCGCGTTCCGTTGCTACGTTAATTACCTCATAATCGGAAGATACCGGCAGCCAAGTGGTTGGACCAGTAGTGAAGCCGGCGTGCGCTGAGTTAGTCCACTGCATGGGCGTGCGCTCAGGATCACGATCTTCGCAAGAAACTTCAGTACATTCAGTATCTACATTCGACATGCCAATTTCTTCACCATAGTAAGTCACTGATGTGCCGGGTAATGCGTGCACCAGCATAGTCATCAGATACACCTTTTGTTGACTCATACGTGTAGCCAGGCGATCGCTGTCGTGGTTGCCCAGCACCCAGTTAGCGCTGTGATGTCTTTCCCATATTGTATCCATCCATATCTTGGTAAGCTGCTCAACATTTCTAGCCGTCGAATGGGAATCCAGCGACATTAAATTGAAGTTCATTGGTATTTGTGTGCCTGCGTGTGTGCCATTATTAATGTAGTCGCTCAAAACGTCAACCGAGGAGTAGGCCTCAGCTATCAAAGCTATAGTATCGCCACCATTCTGATTCTTGTATTCATCAAAGAACTTGCGCCACTCGTAGACAACCTCAAGTGTCAGCGGTTGATCTCTTGAGTAGATGTGATCATGATAATTATAGCTATTGGGATCATCGCTCCAGCCACTCCTCGGTTCGTCGGGATATGTGCCATTCGCGTACTGTTTCTCACCAATATGTGGCACTGCATCAATACGAAAGCCATCCACACCACGATCAATCCAAAACTGCAACACTGCCTGCATATGCTCACGCACCATTGGATTGCTGAAGTTGAGATCCGGttgttttgccaaaaattgatGCAGGTAATACTGCTGACGTTGCTCGTTCCACGTCCACATCGAACCACTGAAGACGCTCACCCAGTTGCTAGGCGGCACACGTTCGCCTGTTTGCGAATCAATTTTGCCATCCTCCCACATATAGAAATCATCATAACCATCTTCACGACGTATGGATTTCTGGAACCACTCGCACTCATCACTCGAGTGATTGGGCACAAAGTCTAAAATAATCTTCAGTCCTAGTTTATGGGCCTTTGCAATCATTGCATCAAAATCCTCCATTGTGCCAAACAGTGGATCGATATTAGTAAAATTAGATACATCATACCCCATATCTGCCATCGGTGACTCGAAGATTGGTGAAAGCCAAGTTGCAGTTACACCGATTTCTTTGAGATATTCCAGACGTGACGTAATGCCATTCAAATCGCCCACTCCGTCGCCATCACTGTCCATAAACGATCGCGGGTATATCTGATAAAGTGTAGCAGACTCCCACCAGTCGACTGTGGTGGCAAAGGCGCAGTTGCCACAGCAGAGCAGGACCGcagtgaataataataatagttgcGACAACATTACAAAATCGACTGTGAGAGTAGACTAgacgatttatattttaaaagctTTCCATACTTGActacgaataatcttcaatacAGTTATTAGATAAGAAATTGAttactaaattttatacaaaagccATCTGAGAAAATTGCTGGTTGCGCGATTGCACGtcaacatgtatgtatgtatgtatttatggcttttttgataattgatattgaaattttactctcagTGGCCGCTTTTTCTAAGCATTCTATGAAGAAAATAGCCTTTGCGTGCTCTTTTAGAGCAAAACTGAACTTTGGCATTTATAGcagtaacacatgggctgaaaagtcccgggccttaCACATAGAGGGtactagttttatttatttatttattcgcctctttttcagttaatacTAACCTTGAAAACACAGCTGTTAAAGTTTCATGATagtctattcattagttcgtgagttttgtgctaagagtgacgctacttttgttattttcaaaatcaaatggaaatcaaaaaagaattttgtgttttaacttTACACTGATGGGAAAAAGTACCGTTTaagtgaagcaatggcttgaaaaggtTATGGGCACTCCGCTTCATCAGAAACAGCAAGAAAATGATGGTTGGCTGACTTCAAAcctggtcgtagagacaccgataaggcacaacgcagtggacgttcaaatgaggcggtaacactagaaaacatcaaaaaaatccacaaaacagTTTTGAATGATCAAAAAGTGAAGCTGCGTGAGTTAGCAGACATCATAGAGATATCAAAATAAtgcgttggctttatattgcacgaGCATTTGAGTGTGAAAAAGCTATGTTCAAAGCGAGTGCtccgtttgctcactgttgaccaaaaacaagaacgtgttgatgattctgagcaCTGTTTGGCCATGTTTAACTGCAATGAACCGGAATTTTTGCATCGATATGTGTGAATGGATAAAACGTGGATCCATCACTCCACCATCATTTGAGTGGACAGCACCTGCTGAACCTCGTCCAAAGCGCCCGAAAGCACAACAATCGGCTGCAAAGGTTATGGCCTCGGTAGTTTGGGATGTGCGTGATGTAATATTCGTCGACTATTTTGAGAagaaaaataccataaaatagTGATTATTGTTTAGCGTTATTGGACCGTTTAATGGACGAAATTGCAAAGAAACATCCACATATGGCAAACAACAAATTACGTTGAGGAATAAAACtagttttgaattaaaaacaaaaacaagttttcttCGTTAGACCGCGTCCTTTTCAGCCCGGTGGAAATTACGCTGAGGAATAAAactcattttgaataaaaaaggtgttttctttgttaggccgcGTACTTCACATCCCGTGTGTTATATAGTAAGACTTCTATCCAAAATATCTTTACTTACATTCCCCATTTTaatcaccatttttatttttatttagaatttcgactcaattcgcaaatttcaattcgttttatttttactttgcgatcagccgCTTTTGTTGCTTGTAAATTCTTACCATgttaaaaagatttttagaggtgtactacctaacagaccgttattcggctctaagCGAATgtgacagatatgccgacgtcattcgttttgtggttcacaaaatttagctttagcttagagGAACGTAGAATAAAAAGTTCccctcaaacatttttttttcaccatacctaacgagcaaacctggtatctatcatcctttaATTCttccaagtaaaaatttatccagtaaaaacttgcaatttcccctcaaaatgaaatgtgattttgctctctcactttcctctACTTTGCAAGTACTGTGGgtatatgaacatacatattttataatttgtaagAAATATTTGCCTCATGAACAGACTTAATGTCGCTGAAAGTACcgctaaaatttataattttttagactAACTTGAACAACAGGCAACCCACTTGAAAGATCTTAAAATAGAAGTTCACAGATATTTCATTTATAGGTATGTGTggatttttctatcatttctttcttttatatatgtaccttctgctcaaatatgaacgatacGTTAtgaataaaacggtccgcggatgacatatggcaaaaataaattttttgttttttggtaggactgttataagcttacatggcaaatttcagcgtgatatgtcacatagtttgttttctgtgctactgtaaacaagtcaagctcgagtgtgttcttcgaattctcttttatgacttcaattgtctcaaaatgttttccacggagcggcaacttgaacttgggaaacaggaaaaagtcacatggagccatatcaggccaatacggtgcttgcggaacgatattaacattatttttgttcaaataatcgcgaacaagacgtgatgtgtgagctggtgcattatcgtgatgcaagaaccatgacttgttgtcccacaattccttccttttaagacgaatgttctcgcgcaaacgctttaaaacgtctaaataatattcagcgttaaccgagtTTGCGATTtatgcgattttcaagcacactttcctttacttttccgatgttttcgtcgtttactgatgttgctggacgacgttcatgaggcaagttttcaaccgatgtacggccctctttgaacgatttgtaccactggaaaacacgtgcacgcgatagagcagagtccccataggttgtctgcaacatttttaaggcgtctgaagccgaattctttgttcaacttgaatttccatcgttaaattcgaagaacacactcgagcttgacttgtttacagtagcacagaaaacaaactatgtgacatatcacgctaaaatttgccatgtaagcttataacagtcctagcaaaaaacaaaaaaattatttttgccatatgtcattcgCGGactgttttattgataacgtctctttcatatttgagcagaaggtagatTAACCACTTAACAAATCATTTCTAAGTATTTAGTTAAATACAACCTCGTCGCTTAACTAAAAGTGCAAATACGCGCTGGACTTTATGacctatttattaatttattaacttcATTGCGCTGTGAAGAACGGGTTTCGCAGAATTTCGTTTCTACACTTAACTGCAATTGGCAGGCGAATTTATATTTGACAACTGACAAATGACAAAATTGGGCGCTTATTATTAATCAGTCGagttttgttattgttactgttattttcattttattattattattattttaacgtttattattttatctatttatttttatttttgctattatttttatttttttatcttttaaccttttttattttatctctttatttttagttttattatttttattttcttattattattattttagtctttaatattttatttctccaataaataaattagcctAACTGGTTTCTAGCTGCTAAGCCACCATTTCTTTCTCGTATTTCATGTACTGCTACTTATTCTTTGTTTATTGCTCCAAACATTACCAACATTTACGCCGTACGAGTCCATCGATATCgctgcaaataataataatcgcatTTGAGTCACACCGCAAACCGATTGTTGTCCCCTCTGGCAATGAGTATTAATCAATCttaatgatttaaattttttgccggCTCTGATTACGGGGACAAgtgcatttattatttttactcatttatttattttttattactttttattattatttataataccttTGCTAGCTTGCAAATTGATGGTGGCAAaactgttttgtgttttttcttttgtctttTTGTTCAATGAAATGTTACACAGGtaacaaagaattttttattcatttaatatctCGACTGTTAAATGCAAACGGAAAAATTAatcgttttattgttaattattttattggtCTGTGCGATATGAAAAATGTGTTGTTTACCTATCTATTTTTACTATTCCCGTCGCTTtgtgtttatataatttttcgattAATGTAAAATAACATTCCGCGCGCAGAACGGAAATGCGCAAATGAGAGATATTAATTAGGAAGAGCAGCTGATTGGTGGAAATTATTCGTGAAGCATTGGCGTTGGAGGAGAATAGTTAACGGAATGTATGCCGATGCACTTCTCACAAAACAACTGAGGTGAGTTTGAGAGGTTTTGCCTTGAGGTCAATAAATTCTGATTTATCATAGCAACTTTTAGTCGCTTACTAAGAGGGTAACTTAAGCTACGGCTTGAGGAGTGCAAggctggcacttcaaccatttcacctacctaagtTAGAGCTACAAAAGATTAATTGATTAAATATTTCGCAGAAAGTAAACAATTTAGTGCCTAACAGAAAAAACTGCTAAATCGTTTTAAGTTGTTTGATCCGAAATTCAATTACATGTAAttaataaaatggaaatttttactatttctgcaaattttattaagggtctattctagtctagaaatttgaaaaaatcgaaaattttttttttcaaaattcgatagtttaggtattcaaaaatatctccctaaaaggattttgcaaaattattttcgaaattacaactattttagtgacgcgacagctaaactggtttgagcggacggcGAAATTCAAACGCgtgtttctcgaaactacttcgttcgatacggtcggcacgatatctcaagttctaatctaccgatttacttgaaatttgtcatgaatattccttaaatatatctctatcgtatgaagctcgaaaaactggaaatttcaattttttaatatgtgtaaacaattcgagaaagcttaaaaataagagaaaaatcgacctcaattatttgagtagccgccattttatggaaaaaaattttttttccgttttttctggttcatacgataatgacattcatattaattaagaatttgtatttttttttgttttgagatgaccacaagggtagaaatcgtgacgacggggacactgccttttttgccccccttccacttcaaggacgcataactccataaaaattcatttttttttttttcaaatttattttgtgtgctcctaatatatgaataaataaatgataaaaaaatgtatcgtaaaaatatcaatagcttttttttattcatcgtcaaaaaatgctcgaaattcgggcctctagactagaatacccccttaagtcGCACCTGCTACTCTGTGttgttaaaacattttccttGAATCTCTTGCGTTGTTGAATACATttctaattacaaaaaattgcattaatttttctGCTTCCTATTCTTTCTGTTGTATGGATTTGTTCTCAGCTTACAAATTGATATAAATTACGTCATACGCAAATCTGTTATATATTTAGGCATATTAcctgaatattttaatatagtacaaaaaatttgattgataGACCTAACTCGCTTCgtttcagaaaaacacatttcaagttgcaaaaaaaaaaaaattagtacatttttagtacatattttttagtacacaaaatttaattgaaagttTTCAATTAgcttttgttcaaaaaaaaattctttcaaggtgcaaaaaaaaaaattattacgttttagtacatattttttagtacaaaaaatttaattgaaatttttcaaccagctttttttcaaaaaaattcctttcaaGGTGCATTATTACATTCttagtacatattttttagtacacaaaattaaatagaaagttTTCAACTAGCTTCTTtccagaaaaacacatttaaagttgcaaaaaacaaaaaattgtacatttttagTACATAGTTTTTAGTTCAAAGTTCTGAattaagtaaacaaaatttaattgaaatttttgaactaGCTGCttttcagaaaaacacatttcaaGGTGCAAAAAAAGAATTTAGTACACTtttagtacatattttttagtacaaaaaatttaatttaaagttttcaattagCTGCTTtccagaaaaacacatttaaagttgcaaaaaacaaaaatttgtacatttttagtacgcatttttaattcaaacttcTGAATTAACTCCTTTTTAGAAAGGTACTTTCAACCTAAAACTTAGTACGTTTTAGTACATATTTAGAACACCCTTGGTATATTTCAGAAGACGACTttttagaacaaattttttaattcaaagttcTGAGTTCAGTCATTTTTAGAAAAGAATTTTCAAACTGAAACGTAgtacattttagtaaatttttagtaCACTTTATGTTAAAgtacttttaatttatattaaagtacattttaataaatttttagtacaCTTTACATTAAAGTACTTTTAAAGTGAAAAACGAATATATTTTAGTacattttaagtatattttagaaGAACACTTTTTAGTACATTTATTTTAACTGAAAGTTGTAAACTAACTATTGTTAAGAAAAGTGTTtcaaactgaaaaatttaaatattttagtacatttttagTACACTTGTGATAGAAGAACATGAAAACAACATTGCGCATATTCAGCTCAAGTGTCTGTATTTGTACGAAAGCGCAACAAAGCTGGTATCTAACACCATTATACATAGCCTacaatctttctttcaaatctacaatagaatattctggccgaacaccatcagcaacgacgcgctaTGGCGATGAACAAATGAGAaacccatcctatggcaaaacaaatgcagaaagtggcgatggataggtcaccaTAGCCTTAGAAAagcaccagatagcatcaccagatagcatcactgAACTGAAAACC is a genomic window of Anastrepha ludens isolate Willacy chromosome 6, idAnaLude1.1, whole genome shotgun sequence containing:
- the LOC128868214 gene encoding maltase A2-like, whose translation is MLSQLLLLFTAVLLCCGNCAFATTVDWWESATLYQIYPRSFMDSDGDGVGDLNGITSRLEYLKEIGVTATWLSPIFESPMADMGYDVSNFTNIDPLFGTMEDFDAMIAKAHKLGLKIILDFVPNHSSDECEWFQKSIRREDGYDDFYMWEDGKIDSQTGERVPPSNWVSVFSGSMWTWNEQRQQYYLHQFLAKQPDLNFSNPMVREHMQAVLQFWIDRGVDGFRIDAVPHIGEKQYANGTYPDEPRSGWSDDPNSYNYHDHIYSRDQPLTLEVVYEWRKFFDEYKNQNGGDTIALIAEAYSSVDVLSDYINNGTHAGTQIPMNFNLMSLDSHSTARNVEQLTKIWMDTIWERHHSANWVLGNHDSDRLATRMSQQKVYLMTMLVHALPGTSVTYYGEEIGMSNVDTECTEVSCEDRDPERTPMQWTNSAHAGFTTGPTTWLPVSSDYEVINVATERGVARSTLQIFKGMTKLKQTPAFKAFKDDNGFSFGAVSEQVFQVVRTAVKREEYRILINMGNSIEYLYGLANQTMEYVLLSPYSPHSYGEKVDLSQRIYLMPFEAVVLYSSAESS